The following proteins come from a genomic window of Alosa alosa isolate M-15738 ecotype Scorff River chromosome 2, AALO_Geno_1.1, whole genome shotgun sequence:
- the nop16 gene encoding nucleolar protein 16, giving the protein MPKAKKSSKRKKFDYTKDRKKLRTKLRRKLAPTIECAQIRNAWDDRKTVQQNLREMGLQHDTKTVLPIRQPKLTNTEAMDVEPDELLIKKPYVIKDMEAQASIPSQSSKTLSRDLIEYAQHMLREHGNGNYKAMARDEKNYYQDTPKQIKRKIEDYKQCHAEDYSTFMQSLKA; this is encoded by the exons ATGCCAAAGGCTAAGAAATCCTCCAAGCGAAAGAAGTTTGATTACacgaaagacagaaagaagctTAGAACGAAGTTAAGGAGGAAGCTAGCTCCAACGATTGAATG TGCTCAGATCAGAAACGCGTGGGATGACCGGAAAACGGTTCAGCAGAACTTGAGGGAGATGGGACTGCAACATGACACCAAAACTGTTCTGCCTATTCGTCAGCCTAAG CTCACCAACACTGAAGCCATGGATGTGGAGCCAGACGAACTCCTGATAAAGAAGCCATATGTGATCAAAG ACATGGAAGCCCAGGCCAGCATCCCCAGCCAGAGCTCCAAGACCCTGTCCAGAGATCTGATCGAGTACGCCCAGCACATGCTGCGCGAGCATGGGAATGGCAACTACAAG GCCATGGCGCGAGATGAGAAGAACTACTACCAGGACACGCCCAAACAGATCAAGAGGAAAATCGAAGACTACAAGCAGTGCCACGCCGAAGATTACTCCACCTTCATGCAGTCGCTCAAGGCTTGA